In candidate division KSB1 bacterium, a single window of DNA contains:
- the rpsJ gene encoding 30S ribosomal protein S10 — protein sequence MPGQKIRIKLKAYDHRLIDLSADKIIKTARATGAAISGPIPLPTKRSVYTVLRSPHIDKKSREQFETRIHKRLIDIHNATPKTVDALMKLELPGGVDVEIKV from the coding sequence ATGCCGGGACAGAAAATTCGCATCAAATTGAAAGCGTACGATCATCGGCTCATCGACCTCTCGGCCGACAAGATCATCAAGACGGCGCGGGCTACCGGAGCCGCCATCTCGGGACCCATCCCGCTGCCGACCAAACGCTCGGTGTACACCGTGCTCCGCTCCCCGCACATCGATAAGAAGTCGCGGGAGCAGTTCGAGACGCGTATCCACAAGCGGCTCATCGACATCCACAACGCCACTCCCAAGACCGTGGATGCCCTGATGAAGCTCGAACTGCCGGGCGGAGTCGACGTGGAGATCAAGGTCTGA
- the rplC gene encoding 50S ribosomal protein L3, producing the protein MVGIIGRKLGMTRLFGERGEAIPVTVIEAGPCYVTQVKTEAKDGYNAVQLGFDEVKERSLNKPLLGHLKKAGVKALRILREFRDFQLDKPVEPGQEIRVDIFREGDLVDVTGYSKGRGFAGVVKRHRFGGGPKTHGQSDRWRAPGSLGQSSFPSRVFKGLRMAGRMGNRRVTVKNLRVVKVDPENNLLVVKGAVPGSVKGIVTIKRQ; encoded by the coding sequence ATGGTAGGGATTATCGGACGAAAGCTGGGCATGACGCGCCTCTTCGGCGAGCGCGGGGAAGCCATCCCGGTCACAGTGATCGAGGCGGGACCCTGCTACGTAACGCAGGTGAAAACGGAAGCGAAGGACGGCTACAATGCCGTCCAGCTCGGATTCGATGAGGTAAAGGAGCGTAGCCTGAACAAACCGCTCCTCGGCCATCTGAAAAAAGCCGGCGTGAAGGCCCTCCGCATCCTGAGGGAGTTCCGCGATTTTCAGCTGGATAAGCCCGTGGAGCCCGGCCAGGAAATCCGGGTTGACATCTTCCGCGAAGGGGACCTGGTGGACGTAACGGGCTACTCCAAGGGCCGGGGATTCGCAGGCGTCGTGAAGCGGCATCGGTTCGGAGGCGGCCCCAAGACGCACGGCCAGTCCGATCGATGGCGGGCCCCGGGCTCTCTCGGGCAGTCGTCCTTCCCCTCGCGCGTGTTCAAGGGGCTTCGCATGGCCGGCCGCATGGGAAACCGCCGGGTCACGGTGAAGAACCTGCGGGTGGTGAAGGTCGACCCGGAGAACAATCTGCTCGTGGTCAAGGGCGCGGTTCCGGGCTCGGTGAAGGGGATTGTGACGATCAAGCGACAGTAG
- the rplD gene encoding 50S ribosomal protein L4 — protein MKVDLYKTDGTVAGEQVELPEAIFGAKPNRHVVWMAVRAYLANQRQGTAMTKNRALVSGGGRKPWRQKGTGRARAGTIRSPLWRHGGRVFGPLPRDYSQDLPKKVKRLARISALSARFQDGRIRVVEDFSVTSGKTRDLYAILRNLGLTDRKVLLLTPEVDLMTYRAGRNIPNLIVRPAEQASTYDLLNCDVVLIQKSAVAQMERVLGS, from the coding sequence ATGAAGGTAGACCTGTACAAGACAGACGGTACGGTTGCAGGCGAGCAGGTCGAGCTCCCCGAGGCCATTTTCGGGGCCAAGCCAAACCGGCACGTGGTTTGGATGGCCGTGCGCGCCTACCTGGCCAACCAGCGGCAAGGGACGGCGATGACCAAGAACCGGGCGCTGGTCAGCGGCGGTGGTCGTAAGCCCTGGCGTCAGAAAGGGACAGGGCGAGCACGGGCAGGTACCATCCGTTCGCCCCTCTGGCGGCACGGCGGACGGGTCTTCGGGCCCCTGCCCCGCGACTACAGCCAGGATCTCCCCAAGAAGGTCAAGCGCCTGGCGAGGATCTCCGCCCTGAGCGCGCGCTTCCAGGACGGCCGCATCCGAGTGGTGGAGGACTTCTCGGTCACCAGCGGGAAGACGCGCGACCTGTACGCGATCCTCCGCAACCTGGGGCTGACGGATCGGAAAGTGCTCTTGCTCACGCCCGAAGTGGACCTGATGACCTACCGGGCGGGACGCAATATCCCCAACCTGATCGTGCGTCCCGCGGAGCAGGCCTCGACCTATGACCTGCTCAACTGCGATGTGGTATTGATCCAGAAAAGCGCCGTGGCGCAAATGGAGAGGGTGCTGGGGTCATGA
- the rplW gene encoding 50S ribosomal protein L23 — protein MSNPYKILIRPILTEKTLKLQETQRKYAFEVDRNATKIDIKRAVEARFDVSVQKVNTLTVHGKTKRSQTRRALTRGRRRSWKKAIVTLRPGDTIDFLGGAAS, from the coding sequence ATGAGCAATCCCTATAAGATCCTGATCCGGCCGATCCTTACGGAGAAGACGCTCAAGCTGCAAGAGACGCAGCGGAAGTACGCGTTTGAGGTCGACCGGAACGCCACCAAGATCGACATCAAGCGGGCGGTGGAGGCTCGTTTCGACGTGTCTGTGCAGAAGGTGAACACCCTAACCGTGCACGGCAAGACCAAGCGCTCCCAGACCCGTCGTGCCCTTACGCGCGGCCGAAGACGCAGCTGGAAGAAAGCCATTGTCACGCTGCGTCCAGGGGATACCATTGATTTCCTCGGCGGAGCAGCCAGTTGA